The genomic interval TCTAGGGGTGCTTACTCGCTTTGACAACGTACTGCGAGGTCTTGATGATAGTGAGTGGGAAAAGCTGCTGACGCACCCACAGCTCGCTGAGGTAGCGTTTAGCTTGACTGAACGCCGTGAGCTTGCGAAGCAAAAAATGGCTCCCGAGCTGGAAGCGCTGGCTGGAGATTTAGCGGTAGACGGTTACCATGGCTGGGGCGATTATTATAACGTCATTGTATCCAGAGCGAAATTTAACGATGTAGGAAAAGGCGGGGAGAAAAAAGTTTTATCCGCTGGTCAAATGCATAACCGCTTATCCGATGGAGACCGCGATGTTCGGAAGGCTGCATTCACAGAGTGGGAGCGGGAATGGGCAGAGCAGGCGGATTTATGTGCAGAGACGTTAAACCGAATTTCAGGCTTTCGTTTAAAGCTGTATGACAAGCGCGGCTGGGATTCGGTGCTGCAGGAGCCGCTGCAAATGAACCGGATGAGCGAAGCTACACTGCAAGCAATGTGGTCTGCAATCCAAGAAAGCAAACAGGTACTCGTTCGTTATTTAGATCGTAAAGCGAAGCTGCTCGGTGTGGAGAAGCTGGACTGGCATGATGTAGAAGCGCCAATCGGAGCTGCGACAAAAACAATTCCTTATGACGAAGCGGCAGCTTTTATAATCGAGCAGTTCAGGACGTTTAGTCCCGATCTGGCGGAATTCTCGGAGCTTGCCTTTAAAGATGGCTGGATTGAAGCTGAGGATCGTCCAGGGAAACGTCCAGGCGGCTTCTGCACCGCTTTTCCAAAGAGCGGTCAAACTCGTGTATTCATGACGTATTCAGGTACAGCTTCGAATATTTCGACGCTTGCGCATGAGCTGGGTCATGCTTACCACCAGCATGTCATGAACGATCTACCCGCGTTGTCGCAAGAATACGCAATGAATGTAGCTGAGACCGCTTCGACGTTTGCGGAGCTGATCGTTTCGGATCAAGCACTTAAAACAGCAACGGAGGACGAGGAGAAGCTTGGATTGCTTGAAGATAAAATTCAGCGGTCTGTTGCTTTTTTTATGAACATTCATGCGCGCTTTTTATTCGAAACTCGTTTCTATGCGCGTCGCAGCGAAGGTTTAGTATCCGTTGAAGAGCTTAATTCCTTAATGGAAGATGCACAGCGGGAAGCTTATTGCGATACGCTCGGTGAGGTGCATCCTCATTTCTGGGCATCGAAGCTGCATTTTTACTTAACGGATGTTCCTTTCTACAACTTCCCTTATACATTCGGCTATCTATTCAGCGCGGGTATTTATGCAAGGGCACTGAAGGAAGGTTCAGATTTCAAAGACAAGTATGTTGCATTGCTTCGTGACACTGGCCGCATGACCGTAGAGCAGCTTGCTAAAGAGCATCTTGGCGTAAATGTGGAAGAGATGGACTTCTGGCGCGAGGCGGTTGCATTGACAGCTGTTGATGTAGATCAGTTCATCGAAATGACAAACGAGTAAAGCGCTTCTTCAGAAGTGCTGTAGTAGCAATAGCATTAGCCGTAGGCATGGGAAACCATTGGTCTACGGCTTTTTTTATGGAATTGGGATGGATAGTATTCTAGCTACTGCAAAAACTTCTGCAAAAACAGGAGTGCATTTCTCTGATTTGTGGGAAGCGAGGCAGATTATATTATAATAAGATTATGTTCGACTATTGAGAAACATAGAGAGGCGGAATGGAATTGAAAGAGCAAGAAAACAAAAAAGTTGTCGGATTTATTGGAACGGGTATTATGGGCGCAAGCATGGCGGGCCATTTGCTTGATCACGGATATGAAGTGAATGTGTTCAACCGAACGAAGTCAAGAGCAGACCTCTTGGTATCAAAGGGTGCTGTTTGGCAGGATTCGCCGAAGTTGGTTGCGGAGCAATCGGATATTATTATTACGATGCTAGGTTATCCGGCCGACGTGGAAGAGGTTTATTTTGGAGCTGATGGTTTATTGCAAAATGCTAGGTCCAATGCGGTGCTTATTGATATGACTACCTCAAGCCCTGCCCTTGCCAAACGCATTGAAGCAGAGGCTGGCAACAGAGGGCTTAAGGCGCTGGATGCCCCAGTTTCTGGCGGCGATGTAGGTGCGAGGGAGGCTAGACTGTCAATCATGGTCGGAGGCTCGGAGCAAGCCTATAATGCGATATTGCCATTGTTTATGCTCATAGGTAAAAACATCGTTCATCAAGGTGAGGCAGGAGCGGGTCAATTTACTAAGATGTGTAATCAAATCGCGATTGCATCCAATATGATTGGTGTGAGTGAAGCTCTTGCCTATGCCAAAAAAGCGGGACTCGAGCCTAGCAAAGTATTGAAAAGCATTGAAGCCGGCGCTGCGGGAAGCTGGTCCTTATCCAATCTAGGACCTCGCATTATCAACGGAGATTTTGCTCCAGGCTTTTACGTAAAACATTTCGTGAAAGATATTAAAATCGCCATCGAGTCAGCTGATGAGATGGGTCTTCCTTTGCCAGGACTAGCATTAGCACGTTCTTTATATGAGCAACTTATTTCACTTGGTGAAGAAAATAGCGGTACACAAGCGTTATATAAAGTTATTTTTAAAGAGTAGGACGACCATATATTGTACATTATTTGTTAATATGATATATTATTTTTAAATAATAGTACTATATAATACAAGTATGACTCATATAGAGGACGGGGGAGAGTACGATTCAATTATCTTCGCGGCAATTGGAGCTTCTTGAGCTTGTGAAGAGGCATGCGCCGATTACCGGTGAGCAGTTGGCAGAATCTCTAGGTGTCAGCAGGCCCACACTGCGCTCGGACTTATCACTTCTCGTCATGCTTGGATTGCTTGATGCGAAGCCCAAAGTTGGTTATTTTCTAGGCAACACCTATCGCTCAAGCAGCGAGCCTTTGCAGCAATTGAACAATATGAAGGTGAGAGAAGTACAAGGTGTTCCCGTTAATGTTCCGGACTCGTTGTCCGTGCATGACGCTGTTATTACGTTATTTACTGAAAATGCAGATACTCTTCTAATCGTTAATGAGCAGAAACGTTTTGTTGGAATCGTAACACCGAAGGATTTGCTGAAAATAACGCTTGGCAACGCTGGTGCTGCATCTATTCCTATCAGTATGGTGATGACCCGTTATCCTAATATTGTGACGCTAATGCCCGACGAATCTGTGATGGAAGCGATTCGCAAAATGTCGCTTCATCAAGTAGATTGTTTACCAGTTATCGTTCCGCGAGAGGATCAGGTGACTGATCCAGAGGTTACTGGCTGGGTATCGAAGTCGAACATTATACGTCTTATGGCGGACATCGCGATGGATGGGAAATTGGGGGAGCCAGAGTTATGAAACAGCAGATCATTTATGTATGCTCCGATGCTGTTGGTGAAACGGCGGAAGCAGTTGCAAAGGCGACTTTACGTCAATTCTCCTCAGAACAAGTGAAAATAAAGCGTTACGGTCACATTAAATCCGAGGATGAAATTATCCGTATCGTGGCTGAGGCCGCTAGTACTGGCGGTTTTATAAGCTATACGCTCGTCCAGCCGGAGCTTCGGGAGCAAATGAAGGAAGAGGCTTTTAGAGCTGGAGTTAGAGCCGTTGATGTCATGGGACCGATGATGCAAGCATACGTTGATACGTTTGGGAGTTTCCCGAAGCGTGAGCCGGGGCTGCTGCACTCCATTGACGATGCTTACCATCGCCGGATGGATGCTATTGAGTTCGCTGTGAAATATGATGACGGCAAGGATGCTCGAGGTTTTGTACAAGCGCAGGTCGTCCTGATTGGCGTATCTCGAACGTCGAAGACGCCGCTGAGCATCTTTTTGTCCCATAAAGGAATTAAGACGGCTAACCTGCCGTTAATGCCCGAGGTTAATCCTCCCGAAGAATTGAAGCCTGCACCTGGCAGGCTCATTATAGGTTTAACGATGCAAGCTGAGCATCTTCTGGAGATCCGCTCTGAACGGCTTAAGACGCTGGGACTTCCGGCATCTGCGCAGTATGCGACAACCGAGCGCATTCAAGAAGAGCTTGATTATGCAGAGTCCGTCATGAAATCATTGAATTGTCCTGTTATAGATGTTACAAATCGTGCTATTGAAGAGACTGCAGGTATTATTACTGAATGGCTTAACAAATAAATGGCTATACCGATAGAGACAAAGGGGGATTCAACATGGATAAAACGTTTGTAATGGTTAAGCCAGATGGTTACGCGCGTGGTTTAGTAGGTCGTATTGTTGCTCGATTTGAAGAGAAGGGCTTTAAACTAGTAGATGCAAGGGTAATGCGCCTTTCAAGAGAGCAAGCCGAGACACATTATGAGCATTTGCGCTCAAAGGTGTTTTTTGACGAGTTGGTCGATTTTATCGTTTCGGGGCCTGTATTTGCTATGATATGGGAAGGCAAAGACGCTATTAAAAACGCAAGGAGTCTTATTGGTGCAACGAATCCATCTGAAGCCCTTGCAGGTACAATCCGCGGAGATTTTGCAATCGATGTAGCTAGCAATATTATTCATGGATCTGACTCTATCGAAAGCGCAGAGCGCGAGATCAAAAACTTTTTCCAATAGTCAACGGAATTGTAAGTTAAAGAAATAAGATAAACAGCAGAAAATTCCTTAGTTGACGAATGGAATATGGGTATGGTAAATTTTAAACAAAGTTAATGATCAAACACGGAAGCACCGTATAAGGACGCAGATATCTGCGCCTTCTACGGTGCTTTTTTTGTGTTTTCTAAGCGGAAGGAAGGTGAAAGGGCTGAACAAATATCAACTTGCTGTGGCGGTAAGGGAGCCGGAATACTTGAAGCGGCTGGCTGATTATATGCAAGGCAGCAAGCTTGGCGAGCAATGGCAGATTATCGCGTTCACGCACGCAGATTCTTGGAAGCTCTATGTGAAGCAAGGCTACAAGATTGACTTATTGGCTGCTCAGCCTGAGCTGCTTGCAGAAATGGATGCAGAGCAAGCGGGTATTCCTGTAATTGCTCTAGTGCTACAGCTGGGAGAGAGCAAGGAGAAGCATGAGCTTTTGCAATATCAACCCATTCCCCAGCTGCTGAAGCGTTTTTCGGAGATTCATTCCCAAGCGATAGGACATGCTGCCTCTTCGTCAGGCGCTTACGAGAGGCCGTCTGGCATGAATATTATATCTGTTTATTCGGCGTCGGGGGGAGTTGGGAAGACGGCTTTGGCGCTGCATTTGGTACATGCTGCAAGTGTGCATCAATGTCGTGCCTTTTATCTGAACCTTGAGCGGTGGAACTCTTCTGAAGCTTGGCTGCACAACCAGCAATATACAGATGGCCTCAGTGAAGGAGAGGTGAAAGAGGAGGGTTTGTCAGAACTGCTTTATGGACTCAAGGCACAGCCGGGGCAGTCGGTCAATTGGCTTATGGAGCATCGAAAACGGGATTCGCAGCTTAAGGGTGATTATTTAGCCCCATGCACCAATTTGGAGGATCGATTGACGCTTAATGAGGAAGATGCGGCCGGAATAGTGAGTACGATTGCTCGAAGCGGGCAGTATGATCTCATTGTCGTTGATTTGGAGGGCGGTCTGGATGAGCTGCACCTTGCTATTTTTGAACGATCAAATCATGTGCTTTGGGTTGCAAGCGATAATCCGTCTGTGAGGGATAAACAAAAAATGGCCCTGCGTTATGGAGCGCAAAAGTGGAGTGATCGCTTTAGCTCTTTGTCCAATAAATTCAAATGCGTAAAAAACCATGTGGTTAATCCGAAGCATACCGTTGATAACGAGATTGATGGCATGGCATGCGCCAAGGTGGGGCTGCCGGAGATTCCAGAATGGCGAGGAGCAAGCCATCTTGCTCTGCTGTCATCGCCGTTATACCGAGCAGCTGCAGATCAATTATTCAAGCAGCTTTATTTGGAAGGAGGCGGATCAATTGCTGAGCGATGAAACGGTGCTTGAGCTGCGCAACAAGGTACGAGCCAAAATTGATTTTAGCGGATCACTGTCAGATGAAAGCTTGATGAGAATAGCAGAAGAAATCGTTTTCGAATGGTGCGATCTTCATCCTCTTACCGCAACCGAGAAAGTGAAGCTTGTACGGAGGCTGTTCCATTCGTTTAGAGGTCTTGATATTTTGCAGCCGCTGATGGAGGATGCCTCCATTAGTGAAATTATGATCAATCATCATGCAGAAATATTTGTGGAGCGAAGAGGGAGAATGACACTTTTGCCGGTTTCTTTCGAAAGTAGAGAACGGCTCGAGGATCTAATCCAGACCGTTGTTGCGAGTGTGAATCGTGTCGTTAACGAGTCTACGCCGATTGTTGACGCCCGTCTGAAAGATGGCTCTAGGGTGCATGTCGTATTGCCGCCGGTTGCGCTCAAAGGACCATGCATGACCATTCGGAAGTTTCCTGATCAGCCTCTAACGATGGAGGAGCTAGTAGCATTCCACTCGCTCTCGCAGGAAGCGGCATCGTTTTTGAAAGAGCTTGTCGGGGCTCAATACAATATGTTTATAAGCGGCGGAACAGGAACAGGCAAAACAACTTTTTTAAATGCATTGTCGCAGTTTATCCAGCCGGATGAGCGGATTGTTACGATCGAGGACTCCGCTGAACTGCAAATTCGCTCCATCCCTAACCTAGTAGCGATGGAAACTCGCAATGCGAATACAGAGGGGAAAGGGGAGATTACGATTCGCGACCTCATACGTGCCTCGCTTCGGATGCGTCCTAATCGCATTATCGTCGGTGAGGTG from Paenibacillus sp. FSL K6-3182 carries:
- a CDS encoding CpaF family protein: MLSDETVLELRNKVRAKIDFSGSLSDESLMRIAEEIVFEWCDLHPLTATEKVKLVRRLFHSFRGLDILQPLMEDASISEIMINHHAEIFVERRGRMTLLPVSFESRERLEDLIQTVVASVNRVVNESTPIVDARLKDGSRVHVVLPPVALKGPCMTIRKFPDQPLTMEELVAFHSLSQEAASFLKELVGAQYNMFISGGTGTGKTTFLNALSQFIQPDERIVTIEDSAELQIRSIPNLVAMETRNANTEGKGEITIRDLIRASLRMRPNRIIVGEVRGGEALDMLQALNTGHAGSMSTGHSNGAKDMMARLESMVLSAAELPVLVIRQQIASAIDIVIHLSRFRDRTRKVTEICEVIGVEDGEILLNPLFIFEEEGERNGRVLGGLKRTANPVMRMDKLTLAGKRMVEGVAI
- a CDS encoding CBS domain-containing protein, giving the protein MELLELVKRHAPITGEQLAESLGVSRPTLRSDLSLLVMLGLLDAKPKVGYFLGNTYRSSSEPLQQLNNMKVREVQGVPVNVPDSLSVHDAVITLFTENADTLLIVNEQKRFVGIVTPKDLLKITLGNAGAASIPISMVMTRYPNIVTLMPDESVMEAIRKMSLHQVDCLPVIVPREDQVTDPEVTGWVSKSNIIRLMADIAMDGKLGEPEL
- a CDS encoding M3 family oligoendopeptidase, which gives rise to MNKGYPQSWDLEVFYEGGSSSAAFLQELKGMDEDIEKLDAALLTEASIGASGIATMTELLQSIIIRLRETESFVSCLLAQNMRDTAANSQSDRVKTLAAKFLGVLTRFDNVLRGLDDSEWEKLLTHPQLAEVAFSLTERRELAKQKMAPELEALAGDLAVDGYHGWGDYYNVIVSRAKFNDVGKGGEKKVLSAGQMHNRLSDGDRDVRKAAFTEWEREWAEQADLCAETLNRISGFRLKLYDKRGWDSVLQEPLQMNRMSEATLQAMWSAIQESKQVLVRYLDRKAKLLGVEKLDWHDVEAPIGAATKTIPYDEAAAFIIEQFRTFSPDLAEFSELAFKDGWIEAEDRPGKRPGGFCTAFPKSGQTRVFMTYSGTASNISTLAHELGHAYHQHVMNDLPALSQEYAMNVAETASTFAELIVSDQALKTATEDEEKLGLLEDKIQRSVAFFMNIHARFLFETRFYARRSEGLVSVEELNSLMEDAQREAYCDTLGEVHPHFWASKLHFYLTDVPFYNFPYTFGYLFSAGIYARALKEGSDFKDKYVALLRDTGRMTVEQLAKEHLGVNVEEMDFWREAVALTAVDVDQFIEMTNE
- a CDS encoding pyruvate, water dikinase regulatory protein — encoded protein: MKQQIIYVCSDAVGETAEAVAKATLRQFSSEQVKIKRYGHIKSEDEIIRIVAEAASTGGFISYTLVQPELREQMKEEAFRAGVRAVDVMGPMMQAYVDTFGSFPKREPGLLHSIDDAYHRRMDAIEFAVKYDDGKDARGFVQAQVVLIGVSRTSKTPLSIFLSHKGIKTANLPLMPEVNPPEELKPAPGRLIIGLTMQAEHLLEIRSERLKTLGLPASAQYATTERIQEELDYAESVMKSLNCPVIDVTNRAIEETAGIITEWLNK
- the ndk gene encoding nucleoside-diphosphate kinase translates to MDKTFVMVKPDGYARGLVGRIVARFEEKGFKLVDARVMRLSREQAETHYEHLRSKVFFDELVDFIVSGPVFAMIWEGKDAIKNARSLIGATNPSEALAGTIRGDFAIDVASNIIHGSDSIESAEREIKNFFQ
- a CDS encoding NAD(P)-dependent oxidoreductase; translated protein: MELKEQENKKVVGFIGTGIMGASMAGHLLDHGYEVNVFNRTKSRADLLVSKGAVWQDSPKLVAEQSDIIITMLGYPADVEEVYFGADGLLQNARSNAVLIDMTTSSPALAKRIEAEAGNRGLKALDAPVSGGDVGAREARLSIMVGGSEQAYNAILPLFMLIGKNIVHQGEAGAGQFTKMCNQIAIASNMIGVSEALAYAKKAGLEPSKVLKSIEAGAAGSWSLSNLGPRIINGDFAPGFYVKHFVKDIKIAIESADEMGLPLPGLALARSLYEQLISLGEENSGTQALYKVIFKE